The following coding sequences are from one Megamonas funiformis window:
- a CDS encoding ParB N-terminal domain-containing protein, with product MKELQIIYKNISELNPYENNPRFNDEAVKYVANSIKEFGFKNPIILDNNNVIICGHTRYKAAKKLKMNTVPCIVCSDLTPEQIKAFRLADNKTAELADWDMDLLNQEFADILDFDMSLFGFMDNIPDVNLDLTNDDKYSTNIQIPQYEITGECPTLEALVDEDKCNSLLGKIEQANIPEEIKAFLRKAATRHYAFNYKNIAEYYAHAPAEIQELMEESALVIIDYNNAIRNGYVQLSEDLKSLVESEEENA from the coding sequence ATGAAGGAATTACAAATAATTTATAAAAATATTTCTGAATTAAATCCTTATGAGAACAATCCACGATTTAATGATGAGGCTGTTAAATATGTAGCAAATAGCATTAAAGAATTTGGTTTTAAAAATCCAATTATCCTGGATAATAACAATGTAATTATATGTGGACACACTAGATATAAAGCAGCTAAAAAATTAAAAATGAATACTGTTCCATGTATTGTTTGTTCAGATTTAACACCAGAGCAAATAAAAGCTTTTCGTTTAGCAGATAATAAAACTGCTGAATTAGCTGATTGGGATATGGATTTATTAAATCAAGAATTTGCAGATATACTTGATTTTGATATGTCTTTATTTGGATTTATGGATAATATTCCAGATGTTAACTTAGATTTAACAAATGATGATAAATACAGTACAAATATTCAAATTCCACAATATGAAATAACTGGTGAATGTCCTACACTTGAAGCTTTAGTTGATGAGGACAAGTGCAATTCCCTACTAGGGAAAATAGAGCAAGCAAATATTCCAGAAGAAATAAAAGCTTTTCTACGTAAAGCAGCTACGCGTCATTATGCTTTTAATTATAAAAATATTGCTGAATATTATGCGCATGCACCAGCCGAAATTCAAGAACTTATGGAAGAATCTGCACTTGTCATTATTGACTATAATAACGCTATTCGTAATGGTTATGTTCAGCTAAGTGAGGATTTAAAATCCCTAGTAGAGAGCGAGGAAGAAAATGCGTGA
- a CDS encoding DUF7659 family protein, which yields MTYEEMKNKHQNEYDTFAKDKIFYIFTSSKEEFEKKLKEYGLNREDICSIGYGGFIRKKDKEALKNLTQRHRKEKQEAIEQDKDGSGFIKSMFIYELWSHEFAYTYDTEDTLNDLGYTMEQINNDEALKNGLDLAIQYFYKN from the coding sequence ATGACTTATGAAGAAATGAAAAATAAACATCAAAACGAATATGATACATTTGCTAAAGACAAAATTTTCTATATATTTACTTCTAGTAAAGAAGAGTTTGAAAAGAAATTAAAAGAATATGGATTAAATAGAGAAGATATTTGTTCTATTGGTTATGGTGGATTTATAAGAAAGAAAGATAAGGAAGCATTAAAAAATCTGACACAAAGACATAGAAAAGAAAAGCAAGAAGCTATAGAACAAGATAAGGACGGAAGTGGATTTATAAAATCTATGTTTATTTATGAGCTTTGGAGTCATGAATTTGCATATACTTATGATACAGAAGATACTTTGAATGATTTGGGATATACAATGGAACAAATAAATAATGATGAAGCTTTAAAGAATGGTTTAGATTTAGCTATTCAATACTTTTATAAGAATTAA
- a CDS encoding phage portal protein: MYSAPYSLGIEGHVDYKRARDLYYNRDERYKLGAGFAKPIINTLAGFMGTPNFICEDESAQEELDLFIKNLKSKMQRTHQKNLIDGEVFIRLINKKSNSKLYPENSRGTMLDYILIPPELIPTGGIEYDPITGEYSAITLLSRNKWIDEKGNKQEYIFRQKLTASKIITTIEGNAPKGLESKTESNPWGFIPIIHFKNEPDETELHGYSELEPIEPFLKAYHDVMIHAITGSKMHSTPKLKFKLKDVEKFLRDNFPNAFNDMKQQKDIRLDISGKQILLMQDEDDASFIECTSAIGDTSTLLQFLFYCIIDTSEVPEFAFGVHISSSQASTKEQGPILTRRIERKREQVETSWKMFARMALSMISSISGRNYKSYNVEIEWDAVMDKDEQSDAQTLYVITQALSNALDSNIISIQSAVDYLAKYIDTMETWEQEQSRIEDTKMLNKPIEEAYQQNKQLKNIDDILTGGNEV; the protein is encoded by the coding sequence ATGTATTCTGCTCCATATTCATTGGGGATAGAAGGTCACGTTGATTATAAAAGAGCTAGAGACCTTTATTACAATCGTGATGAAAGATATAAATTAGGTGCTGGTTTTGCTAAGCCAATTATAAATACATTAGCTGGGTTTATGGGAACTCCAAATTTTATATGTGAAGATGAGTCAGCACAAGAGGAATTAGATTTATTTATAAAAAATTTAAAAAGCAAAATGCAACGTACTCATCAGAAAAATCTGATTGATGGTGAAGTTTTTATTCGATTGATTAATAAGAAATCTAATTCCAAACTTTATCCAGAAAATAGCAGGGGTACAATGCTAGATTATATTCTTATCCCACCAGAATTAATTCCAACAGGTGGAATAGAATATGACCCTATAACAGGAGAATATTCTGCTATTACGTTATTATCACGAAATAAATGGATTGACGAAAAAGGTAATAAACAAGAATATATTTTTCGCCAAAAATTAACAGCAAGTAAAATTATTACAACGATTGAAGGAAATGCACCAAAAGGGCTTGAGAGTAAAACAGAATCAAATCCTTGGGGGTTTATTCCTATCATTCATTTTAAGAACGAACCAGATGAAACAGAATTACATGGTTATTCAGAACTTGAACCAATAGAGCCATTTTTAAAGGCTTACCACGATGTAATGATTCACGCAATAACAGGAAGTAAAATGCACTCAACACCTAAACTTAAATTTAAGTTAAAGGACGTTGAAAAATTTTTGCGAGATAATTTTCCTAATGCTTTCAATGATATGAAACAACAGAAAGATATTAGATTAGATATAAGCGGAAAACAAATCTTGCTAATGCAGGATGAAGATGACGCAAGCTTTATAGAGTGTACATCTGCGATTGGAGATACTTCAACTTTATTGCAATTTTTATTTTATTGCATTATTGATACTTCAGAGGTACCAGAATTTGCTTTTGGGGTTCATATTTCTAGTTCTCAAGCCAGCACAAAAGAACAAGGTCCAATTCTTACTCGCAGAATAGAGCGAAAAAGGGAACAGGTGGAAACATCGTGGAAAATGTTCGCAAGAATGGCTTTATCTATGATTAGTTCTATATCTGGCAGAAATTATAAGTCCTACAATGTAGAAATTGAATGGGACGCAGTGATGGATAAAGATGAACAATCAGATGCACAAACTTTATATGTAATAACGCAAGCATTAAGTAATGCCTTAGATAGTAATATTATTAGTATTCAATCGGCTGTAGATTACTTAGCTAAATATATTGATACTATGGAAACATGGGAACAAGAACAGTCTAGAATTGAAGATACAAAAATGCTCAATAAGCCGATAGAAGAAGCATATCAACAAAATAAGCAATTAAAAAATATTGATGATATCTTAACCGGAGGCAATGAGGTATGA
- a CDS encoding YopX family protein — MREILFRGKDIDTNKWCYGGYVRKVLFKNTKDEKIRHYIFDGENAGPIVMHEVNPETVGQAIWLKDVNGNEVFEGDIVEEVEPEWGEPSRAVAVFEDNQFVFGYNTGAILSVEFFYNEIKIVGNIFDNEELFQKISEQHRIKYYQEMKELHGDLESL, encoded by the coding sequence ATGAGGGAAATATTATTTAGAGGTAAAGATATAGATACAAATAAATGGTGTTATGGTGGATATGTTAGGAAAGTTTTATTTAAAAATACAAAAGATGAAAAAATAAGACATTATATATTTGATGGAGAAAATGCCGGACCAATAGTAATGCATGAAGTTAATCCAGAAACAGTAGGGCAAGCAATATGGCTTAAAGATGTAAACGGAAATGAGGTTTTTGAAGGAGATATTGTGGAAGAAGTTGAACCCGAATGGGGAGAACCTTCTCGTGCTGTTGCTGTTTTTGAAGATAATCAATTTGTATTTGGTTATAATACCGGAGCAATATTATCGGTTGAATTTTTTTATAATGAAATAAAAATAGTCGGGAACATATTTGATAATGAAGAGTTATTTCAAAAAATATCTGAACAGCACAGAATTAAATATTATCAAGAAATGAAAGAATTACACGGTGATTTAGAAAGTTTATAG
- a CDS encoding sigma-70 family RNA polymerase sigma factor: MNKSVDYIGKTVYYLKNYNQFKISIKNLTEDIEVLQQTMQLEAVAPIAKYGDDITAGGNSELTAVEAYTAKKAQYKAKIIELQNRLEIINRIIKKVDRSIDGLEDEEKRIVISFYLDNKTWREIAQRNYISEQWAKKCRNKAVRRLSRMLFGLTAIHEQLDLFI, from the coding sequence ATGAATAAAAGCGTTGATTACATTGGAAAAACAGTTTATTATTTAAAAAATTATAATCAATTTAAAATATCAATTAAAAACTTGACCGAAGATATTGAAGTATTACAACAGACTATGCAATTAGAGGCGGTTGCTCCTATAGCTAAATACGGTGATGATATTACTGCTGGAGGCAATAGTGAATTAACAGCAGTTGAAGCATATACAGCAAAAAAAGCACAGTATAAGGCTAAGATTATAGAATTACAAAATCGTTTAGAAATTATAAACAGAATAATAAAAAAGGTAGACCGCTCCATTGACGGTCTTGAAGATGAAGAAAAAAGAATTGTTATATCCTTTTATTTAGACAATAAAACATGGCGTGAAATAGCTCAACGGAATTATATATCAGAACAGTGGGCTAAAAAATGCAGAAATAAAGCTGTTAGAAGATTATCAAGAATGTTATTCGGTTTAACTGCTATACACGAACAGTTAGATTTATTCATATAA
- a CDS encoding radical SAM protein, translated as MIDDNKLIFNMNNVFYKLPITADIFLTNFCNNHCNYCTYGRWDKLSRKPRYMTYDKFIEYVQILLQFNVKSIILTGGGEPTLNPDFEKITTYLEENHIPYGVNTNFNILKKIAPKYLKVSLDASNPKQYKVIRGVDRYTQVIKNIQAYRVWQKENNIPTKLEIQCVVKDYADLDFYYAHKDLDVDYIIFRPVESTQAQYYKNKNNVAPILDKLERIQCRDKRVVINYKFNRIGYTPRECIANFAQIALDEQGNVMYCCHKPYEIIGHITEKDILKKKLQYKTNMSKCDVPCRLTGCNYLLDKAKEHTSDSMFI; from the coding sequence ATGATTGATGATAATAAATTAATTTTTAATATGAATAATGTTTTTTATAAATTGCCTATTACAGCAGATATATTTTTAACTAATTTTTGTAATAATCATTGTAATTATTGTACATATGGTCGTTGGGATAAATTAAGTCGTAAGCCTAGATATATGACATATGATAAATTTATTGAGTATGTACAAATATTATTACAGTTTAATGTTAAAAGTATTATTTTAACAGGTGGCGGTGAGCCAACGCTGAATCCAGATTTTGAAAAAATAACAACTTATTTAGAAGAAAACCATATACCATATGGAGTAAATACGAATTTTAATATTTTGAAGAAGATTGCTCCTAAATATTTAAAAGTATCTTTAGACGCTAGTAATCCTAAGCAGTATAAAGTTATTAGGGGTGTAGATAGATATACACAAGTTATTAAAAATATACAAGCCTATCGAGTGTGGCAAAAAGAAAATAACATTCCTACAAAATTAGAAATCCAATGTGTAGTAAAAGATTATGCTGACCTTGATTTTTATTATGCACATAAAGATTTAGATGTAGATTACATCATATTTAGACCTGTAGAAAGTACGCAAGCTCAATATTATAAGAATAAAAACAATGTAGCTCCAATATTAGATAAATTAGAACGAATACAATGTCGCGATAAGCGTGTAGTTATAAATTATAAATTTAATAGAATTGGATATACTCCTAGAGAATGTATAGCTAATTTCGCACAGATTGCACTAGATGAGCAAGGCAATGTTATGTATTGTTGTCACAAACCATATGAAATTATTGGACATATTACAGAAAAAGATATTCTAAAGAAAAAACTACAATATAAAACTAATATGAGTAAATGTGATGTTCCGTGCAGATTAACTGGTTGTAATTACTTATTAGATAAGGCAAAGGAGCATACTTCTGATAGTATGTTTATTTAG